Proteins co-encoded in one Malus sylvestris chromosome 9, drMalSylv7.2, whole genome shotgun sequence genomic window:
- the LOC126583578 gene encoding uncharacterized protein LOC126583578, whose amino-acid sequence MSQGYAIELYFDPALENQVLKAWNVLARRQISTQLIEIESRPHITLFSSPFVEPAKLENVIRAFASKQEPLALSFSSIGSLPNDNNVLFLSPTPSVSLLQFQSQLCEIMKKEGVEIGEEYRTDCWLPYCAVAQEVPKTRMAEAFCVLRDLKLPVAGYAMDIGLVEFSPVRELFSFVLGNTVEA is encoded by the coding sequence ATGTCACAGGGCTATGCAATCGAGCTTTATTTCGATCCAGCCCTCGAAAACCAGGTCTTGAAGGCTTGGAACGTGCTCGCCCGCCGTCAGATTAGTACCCAGCTCATCGAAATCGAATCACGACCGCACATCACGCTCTTCTCAAGCCCCTTCGTCGAACCCGCGAAGCTCGAAAACGTGATCAGAGCCTTCGCCTCCAAGCAAGAGCCTCTGGCCTTGTCCTTTTCTTCGATTGGGAGCCTCCCAAATGACAACAACGTCCTGTTTCTGTCGCCAACTCCGTCGGTTTCGTTGCTGCAGTTTCAGTCTCAATTGTGCGAGATAATGAAGAAGGAAGGTGTTGAAATTGGGGAGGAGTATCGCACTGACTGTTGGCTTCCTTACTGTGCTGTTGCTCAGGAAGTGCCCAAGACTCGAATGGCGGAAGCCTTTTGCGTGTTGAGGGACTTGAAGTTGCCGGTTGCAGGGTATGCCATGGATATTGGATTGGTGGAGTTTTCGCCGGTTCGCGAGCTGTTCTCGTTTGTGCTAGGTAACACAGTGGAAGCATGA
- the LOC126583577 gene encoding xyloglucan O-acetyltransferase 4-like, with protein sequence MAVIGDSVAQNHFEFLLCLLSQEESPKDIYKDFEDHFTTWYFPQHDFTLMKLWSKFLIAAEERMVNGKGSSIFDLQLDKVDEKWAEHLPDLDYAIFSAGHWFNRIMYLHQGGNLIGCFYCGEPNVTNYNGSHIVHLAFRTAFKYIMDCKYCKGGLLTLLRTFTPAHFEGGVWNTSGYCNQMSPLSEADIDLGRSDWELRSIQVEEIERARKEGEVQGKTFRVLDVTRAMFMSRTGTSELTGTSGWTVTTIACIGACQALLITGTIF encoded by the exons ATGGCTGTTATCGGCGACTCTGTTGCGCAGAACCATTTTGAGTTTCTGCTCTGCCTCTTGTCACAG GAGGAATCCCCTAAAGACATTTACAAGGATTTCGAAGATCACTTCACGACATGGTACTTTCCACAACATGACTTCACCCTTATGAAATTATGGTCCAAATTTCTCATTGCTGCAGAAGAGAGGATGGTTAATGGTAAAGGATCCAGCATTTTCGATTTGCAACTAGACAAAGTCGACGAGAAATGGGCAGAACACCTCCCGGATTTAGACTACGCTATATTCTCAGCAGGGCATTGGTTTAACCGGATTATGTACCTGCACCAAGGTGGCAACCTCATTGGATGCTTCTACTGCGGTGAACCTAATGTCACCAATTACAACGGTAGCCACATCGTTCACTTGGCGTTTCGAACTGCATTCAAGTATATCATGGATTGCAAGTACTGCAAGGGAGGCCTCCTGACCTTGTTGAGGACATTTACACCGGCACATTTTGAGGGTGGCGTTTGGAACACCAGTGGGTACTGCAATCAAATGAGTCCTTTGAGCGAGGCAGACATTGATTTGGGACGTTCGGATTGGGAACTGAGGAGCATTCAGGTTGAGGAAATTGAAAGAGCAAGAAAAGAAGGGGAAGTGCAGGGAAAGAcgtttagggttttggatgtAACCAGGGCCATGTTTATGAGCCGGACGGGCACCTCGGAGCTCACTGGAACAAGTGGATGGACGGTTACAACGATTGCGTGCATTGGTGCATGCCAGGCCCTATTGATTACTGGAACCATTTTCTGA
- the LOC126583576 gene encoding xyloglucan O-acetyltransferase 4-like, whose protein sequence is MFPTVMSFCTFFPEKSHNYPNRERGHNNNMSRLAPFLVTFLATATIFSLFLLYSPNPFLISPKQGLNDLNSVQNQTSIHAAQKENQAPDRTNIKLLPPPKKEEECDLFKGHWIPDLRGAMYTNSSCATIPESKNCFRNGRRDRDFLNWRWKPDKCELPRFDPKTFLEIVRGKKMAFIGDSVARNHVESLLCLLSQEENPKDIYKYSDDRFRIWYFPQYDFTLMKLWSKYLIAAEERMVNGSGSGVFDLLLDKVDDKWAEQLPELDYAIFSAGHWFFRLMYLHEGDKLTGCVYCNEPNVTEYNNSQALRMAFRAIFKYINDCKNCKGGLLTLLRTFAPAHFEGGAWNTGGYCNRTSPLSEGEIDLGRFDWELRSIQVEEFERAKKEGEMEGRRFRVLDITRAMLMRPDGHPGVHWGNKWMKGYNDCVHWCMPGPVDYWNHFLMEIIRNEGGLVS, encoded by the exons aTGTTTCCGACAGTCATGAGTTTTTGTActtttttcccagaaaaatccCACAACTACCCCAACAGGGAGAGAGGCCATAATAATAACATGAGCAGATTGGCACCTTTCTTGGTCACGTTTCTAGCCACTGCCACCATTTTTAGCTTGTTCCTACTCTATTCTCcgaacccttttttaatttctcCCAAACAGGGCCTTAACGATCTCAATTCTGTTCAAAACCAGACATCCATTCATGCAGCACAGAAAGAAAATCAAGCCCCTGATCGCACTAACATCAAGCTCCTACCCCCACCAA agaaggaggaggagtgTGATTTGTTCAAGGGTCATTGGATTCCGGATTTGAGAGGAGCAATGTACACGAATTCGAGCTGCGCCACGATTCCGGAATCAAAAAATTGTTTCAGAAATGGAAGGAGAGACAGGGATTTTCTGAATTGGAGATGGAAACCGGACAAGTGCGAGCTTCCGCGGTTTGACCCGAAAACGTTTTTGGAAATTGTTCGGGGAAAGAAAATGGCGTTCATCGGCGACTCTGTCGCCAGGAACCATGTCGAGTCTCTTCTCTGCCTCTTGTCACAG GAGGAAAACCCTAAAGACATTTACAAGTATTCCGATGACCGGTTCAGGATATGGTACTTTCCTCAGTACGACTTCACCCTCATGAAATTATGGTCCAAATATCTCATAGCTGCAGAGGAGAGGATGGTTAACGGTTCAGGATCTGGCGTTTTTGATTTGCTACTAGACAAGGTCGACGATAAATGGGCAGAACAGCTCCCGGAATTAGACTACGCTATATTCTCAGCCGGGCATTGGTTTTTTCGTCTAATGTACCTACACGAAGGTGACAAACTTACCGGATGTGTTTACTGTAACGAACCTAATGTCACCGAATACAACAACAGCCAAGCCTTGCGCATGGCTTTTCGAGCTATATTCAAGTACATAAATGATTGCAAAAACTGCAAGGGAGGCCTCTTGACCTTGTTGAGGACATTTGCGCCGGCACATTTTGAAGGCGGGGCTTGGAACACCGGGGGATACTGCAACCGAACAAGTCCTTTGAGCGAGGGGGAAATCGATTTGGGACGTTTTGATTGGGAACTGAGGAGCATTCAGGTTGAGGAGTTTGAAAGAGCAAAAAAAGAAGGGGAGATGGAGGGGAggaggtttagggttttggataTAACGAGGGCAATGCTTATGAGACCGGATGGGCACCCGGGAGTTCACTGGGGAAACAAGTGGATGAAGGGTTACAACGACTGTGTGCATTGGTGCATGCCAGGCCCTGTTGATTACTGGAACCATTTTTTGATGGAGATTATCCGAAACGAGGGAGGATTAGTTTCTtag